One window from the genome of Oncorhynchus gorbuscha isolate QuinsamMale2020 ecotype Even-year linkage group LG14, OgorEven_v1.0, whole genome shotgun sequence encodes:
- the LOC123994627 gene encoding prosaposin receptor GPR37-like, protein MIWTMRTLMLRTLCVLLGNAHIVSLRNNGYMRTRETVEGYYGFNATATHRTAHTATGEGPQNTVYNSTRSGGHATGTSYSKQNIQTWMEKINSTSVRRTRVITDETKHRHVGLKQHQSNRTLTRWDYSATPHRDMVRRHKRRKFNREIGAAAAMGTAGGYNITKSPVMGQQRGGQLDSDRRKRGTKDEQKKAFKRERGRKVNKSSMALSQAHSAVGGLDPPLSPWEPIPKPLALTSTDLPLDFFTRKNEMFTYREENPWDATPMTPPNTADFGREIKNPFYPVTSETFGAYAIMGVSAIIFLAGIAGNIAILCIVCQNYYMKSISNSLIANLAIWDFVVVFFCLPLVIFHELTKSWLLGDFTCKIVPYLEVASLGVTTFTLCALCIDRFRAATNVQMYYEMIENCTSTTAKLAVIWIGALLLALPELLIRQLVTEDPALPDDPPTERCVVRISTSLPDTLYILGLTYEGARLWWCFGCYFCLPTLFTIGCSLVTARKIRRAEQACVRGNKKQIRLESQMNCTVVALAIVYGACVVPENICNIVSAYMAAGVPERTMAVLHLLSQLLLFCRAAVTPVLLLLLCRPLGRAFLDCCCCCCCNHAHSSGTASDDNEHECTTELELSPFSTIRRELSNYTPAGSNC, encoded by the exons aTGATCTGGACCATGCGGACTCTGATGCTGAGGACgctgtgtgtgttgttggggAATGCACATATCGTGTCTCTCAGAAATAATGGCTACATGCGAACTAGAGAAACAGTGGAGGGTTATTATGGGTTTAACGCCACAGCAACACACAGGACCGCTCACACAGCCACCGGAGAAGGTCCCCAAAACACAGTTTACAACAGCACTCGCTCTGGGGGACACGCTACAGGTACGTCCTACTCCAAACAGAATATTCAAACGTGGATGGAAAAGATTAATTCTACTTCTGTGAGAAGGACGCGCGTAATTACGGATGAAACAAAACATAGGCATGTCGGATTAAAACAACACCAGTCCAACAGAACACTAACACGGTGGGATTACTCTGCCACCCCACACAGGGACATGGTACGCCGCCACAAGAGGAGAAAGTTTAATAGGGAGATTGGCGCAGCCGCTGCCATGGGGACGGCAGGTGGATACAATATCACTAAGTCTCCAGTAATGGGCCAGCAGCGCGGGGGACAACTGGACAGCGACAGACGCAAGAGAGGCACAAAAGACGAGCAGAAGAAGGCGTttaagagggagagggggagaaaagtgAACAAAAGCTCAATGGCTTTATCTCAGGCGCACAGCGCAGTGGGCGGGCtggacccccctctctctccatgggaACCAATACCCAAGCCCCTAGCTCTCACCTCTACCGACCTACCCCTCGACTTCTTCACCAGGAAAAACGAGATGTTTACTTACCGGGAGGAAAATCCGTGGGATGCCACTCCAATGACACCTCCCAACACAGCAGATTTTGGACGTGAAATCAAAAACCCATTTTACCCAGTGACAAGTGAAACCTTTGGAGCTTATGCTATCATGGGCGTTTCTGCCATCATTTTCCTCGCTGGGATAGCAGGGAACATAGCCATACTGTGCATCGTGTGTCAGAACTACTATATGAAGAGCATCTCCAACTCTCTCATAGCTAACCTGGCCATCTGGGATTTTGTAGTGGTCTtcttttgcctgccccttgtCATTTTCCATGAATTGACTAAGTCCTGGCTACTGGGAGATTTCACCTGTAAAATCGTGCCATATTTGGAG GTGGCATCTCTAGGTGTGACCACGTTCACCCTGTGTGCTCTGTGCATTGACCGGTTCCGCGCAGCCACCAATGTCCAGATGTATTACGAGATGATCGAGAACTGCACCTCCACTACAGCCAAGCTCGCCGTCATCTGGATCGGAGCTCTCCTATTGGCTCTCCCTGAGCTCCTGATCCGCCAGCTGGTCACCGAGGACCCCGCCCTACCAGATGACCCCCCAACGGAGCGCTGTGTGGTGCGCATCTCGACATCGCTCCCAGATACACTCTACATCCTGGGCCTAACCTACGAGGGCGCGCGGCTCTGGTGGTGCTTCGGCTGTTACTTCTGCCTCCCTACGCTCTTCACCATCGGCTGTTCCCTCGTCACCGCCCGCAAGATCCGCCGCGCCGAGCAGGCCTGCGTCCGCGGCAACAAGAAGCAGATACGCCTCGAAAGCCAGATGAACTGCACTGTCGTGGCGCTCGCCATCGTCTACGGCGCCTGCGTGGTCCCGGAGAACATCTGTAACATCGTGTCGGCATACATGGCGGCGGGCGTGCCGGAGCGGACCATGGCGGTCTTACACCTCCTGTCACAGCTGTTGTTGTTCTGCCGGGCGGCAGTGACGCCTGTTTTGCTCCTGTTATTATGTCGTCCACTAGGCAGAGCCTTCCTggactgttgttgttgctgctgctgtaacCATGCCCACTCCTCAGGCACGGCTAGTGATGATAATGAGCATGAGTGTACCACAGAGCTGGAGCTGTCGCCCTTCAGCACCATACGCAGAGAGCTCAGCAACTACACTCCCGCAGGGTCCAATTGTtaa